The sequence AATCCCATCTCCTCCTTTGATTGTCTTTTGTGTATTGAGCCATTTAGATCCATTTTCAAATTCAAAGCTTCCAGCAGTATTGAATGTTAGGCCGATTTTGGAAGAAGAAAATTTATATTCAAAATTGGCACTTGTCCCTATTCCAAAAGCAACAGAGTAGGCTGAGAATAAATAAAGTTTCGCCCAAAACATATCACCAAGATAATATTTTGCTGCCGTGTAGAAATATCCACTGTGATGAGGCTCGGGTTGGGTAAAGGCTGTCATTTGTGTAGGTGTAACTTCGCCATATTGCCCAATCCAAAAAAACTCAAGCATCAAATCCTGTAAAGAGCGATTGCGTATCCAGAATCCATCAACTTGATTGCTGATCCATTCATTTTCTATGAAAAATCTCCCCCCTTTGATGCTTGTATCTCCATCAAAATATTCTAAGTATGTATCACTCAAAAGGACACGATTAAGGGGATCAAAGTCAAGAGACATATCTCCTCTTTTGATATAAGTCGTATCTCCACTTGATGGGCCCCAAAAGGAGTTTCTATGCCATTGCCAAATCGGATAGGCTGCACGAAACCCTACAGAAAGTCTCATATTTTTATAAAAAGCTGAGCGATATTGAATCCCCATTGTGATGGCAAGATAATAGGCATCTTGAAGATTATTGGAAATATCAGCATAGTCAGGTTTGAGATAGTCTGTGACAAACCCCACATCTCCTTGAGTGATTCCATTTTTTAGAGCCTCATCGATGGTGTCATATCCCATAAGAGGGAGAGTGCAACAAGCCCCTAAGAGGACTTTGCCAAATACATAAGAGAGTTTGGTAGTGTGTTTTTGGAAAGTTTTCATTGGATCTCTTCTAAGAAGCGCAGTGTTGCTTGCAAGGGATCGTGGTGTGTATAGATTGGGCGACCTACGACAATAAAATCAGCCTTTGCTTCCTTGGCTACTTTAGGAGTGGCGATTCTCTTTTGATCTCCATATTCATTTTCGGCAAATCTAATCCCAGGAGTCAGTGTTAAAAGTGAAGTAGAATTTTTGATCTCTAGGCTTTCATGAGGAGAGCAGACGACCCCGTGACAATTTCCTTTTTGGGCAAGAAGTGCGAGAGTTTTGGCGTGAGATTTGATGGGGGCATTATAAATAGGGATAAATCCCTCATCATCAAAGCTTGTAAGTGCTGTTACGGCAAACACAAGAAGAGAATCTTTGGCAACACTCATCACTTCACTCATTGCCTCTATCCCACTGCTTGCGTGGATTGTAATCATATCTACGCCAAGGTTTTTGCACTCTTGAGTGGCTGTTTTCATCGTGTTGGGAATGTCATAAAGCTTGAGATCTAGGAAAATTTTGAAATTTGGATTGATAGCTTTGATTTCTTCTAGAAATTTTTTTTCATCACGAATAAAGCTCCTAAGTCCAACCTTGACCCATATAGGACAATCTTTGAGCTTTTGAAGAAGAGAGAGGTTTTCAGCCTTAGAGGCTAGATCAAGAGCAAGACACAACTGCATTGTTTTCCTTTTTGATTGAATCAAGAACGCCATTGATAAATTTAGGTGCATGATCGCTCCCATAAATCTTGGCTAATTCAATTGCTTCATTGATGATAATAGGTGCATCTGTAGGGGTGAAGCAAATCTCATAAACTCCTAAGCGTAAAATCGCTCTTTCCATTCCTCCGATGCGTTCAAAATCCCATTCTTTTAGATGTTTGCTGATCTTAGAATCAATTTGAGGGAGATGAGAGATCGTCCCTTCAAACAAAGAGAGTGCAAATTCTTGTTGCTTGTTTTTAATCTTTTTTTCAAGAAGGATTTCTACTGCACTTTTGTGGATTTCTTGATTCCCACTATCATATGCATAGAGTAGAGAAATAACGGCTTCGCGCGCTTGTGTTCTTGTCGCCATATTAGACCTTTTGATAAAGATTAATTAGTTCGATTAATGAGCTCATCGCTTCAAAACCTTTATTTCCTGCCTTGCTTCCAGCTCGCTCAATTGCTTGTTCGATATTGTCAGTTGTCAAAACACCAAAGCTTACAGGTTGATTGTATTGGAGGGTAATGTTTGCAATTCCTTTTGTTGCTTCAGCAGATACATAATCAAAATGAGGTGTTCCTCCGCGAATAATAGCCCCCAAGCAACAAACTCCACTATAAGCGTTGCTTTGGAGTAGGCGTTGCAAAACAAAAGGAATTTCATAAGCACCAGGAGCAAGGATAAGAGAGAGGTTTTTTTCTTCTCCACCATGTCTTAAGAAGCAGTCTTTTGCACCTTCAATAAGACGATCTGTGATGATATGGTTAAAACGACTTGAGAGAATTGCGACTTTTTTATTTCCGTTGAGTTTAAGTTGGCCTTCAATGATTTGCATTTTTTCTCCTTTATTGTGAAATTTCAGAAATTGCCAAGAGTTGATTGATGAGTGCTTCTAGCTTTTGTGTCTCAATCATATTGGGACCATCGCTAAGTGCTATGCTTGGATCAAAATGAGTTTCCATAAAAAAGCCATCAACCCCTGCTGCTGCTGCACTTCTAGAAAGTAATGGGACAAAAGAACTATCTCCCCCGCTTTTTCCTCCTCCAGCTCCAGGCATTTGAACGCTATGTGTGGCATCAAAAATGACAGGAGCAAATTCACGCATAATTTTGAGTCCTCGCATATCAACAACCAAATTGCCATATCCAAAAGAGCTTCCTCGCTCTGTAAGCCAAACTTTGTATTTTTGACTCTCCTCATAGCTTGCTTTTTCTCCCCCTCGCGTTTTGATTGCTTTCAAAACACTGTATTGCATATCTATGGGATTCATAAACTGCCCTTTTTTGATATTGATGATTTTGTCTGTTTTTGCTACTGAGACAATAAGATCAGTTTGGCGACATAAAAAAGCAGGGATTTGAATCACATCAGCCACTTCGGCAATCTTTGATGTTTGCGTGCTTTCGTGGATATCTGTGATGATTTTATAGCCAAATTCTTTTTTGATGCTTTTGAGGATCTCTATCCCCTCCTCAAGTCCAGGACCTCTGTAGCTATCAAGACTTGTGCGATTGGCTTTATCAAAACTTGATTTGAAATAAAAGTCAATTTTTGGATGATTTGCAAGAGGCTTAAGCATTTGGGCGATTTTGGATAGATTCTCATAACTTTCAATGACACATGGACCACTCATTAAAATCATTTTTGCTCCTTTTCATCTTTTTTGATCACTCTAAATTGTTTTGTCTGAAGATCATAATTCATGATTTCTCCTGTCTCGATTATATAATACCAACCAAAAATTTTTAACTCCCCTTGATCGAGCTTTTCTTGAATGAAGGGATAGGTCAATAGATTGTTGATTTGGACTTCAATATTGATTTGTTCTGTGAGCCAAGTGCGTTTGGCGATACTTTTGGGGGATAAAAGTGCAACTTGTTCTTTGACAGGATGCAAAAGCTCGATCCACTTTTGCAAGTGTTCTGTATTTGCTCCAAGATTCTCATCATAAAGTGCTTGACAAGCTCCACAATTGCTATGTCCGCATACAACGATATTTTCTACACCCAAGATCACAACAGCATATTCGATTGCTGAAGTTGTTGCAAGATAAGCATCATTTTTTGCAGTATAGGGAGGGATGATATTCCCTACATTTCTGACGACAAAAAGCTCTCCAGGGAGAGTGCCTGTAATACGACTTGGGACGACCCTAGAATCGGCACATCCGATAAATAAAGTATCAGGATTTTGTGCTCTTTTGAGGCTTTCATAAAGCTCTTTGTGTTCATTGTAATCTTCTTCTTTGAACTTAATAGCACCTTGCAGTAATTTATTCAATTTTTTCCTTAAAATGCGTACTTTAGTTTGTGAAATTATAGCAATAAGTTTTGGAGCGTTTTAGTGAAAGAGATTGTGGATTTTATAGTTCAAACCATTGGAGAATGGGGGTATTTTGGGATTTTTGTCATGATGTTTTTAGAATCAAGTTTTTTTCCTTTCCCTAGTGAGGTTGTGATGATTCCAGCGGGATATTTAGTCTATCAGCAGGAGATGAGTGCGGTATGGGCGTTTGTTTGTGGGGTGGGTGGAAGTTTGGCAGGAGCGTTATTGAATTATTGGATTGCTTTTAAGATGGGAAGAGCTTTTATTATCCGATATGGCAAATATGTATTTTTCACTCCAAAAAGTATGGAGAAGATGGAGAGTTATTTTCAAAAACATGGCCATATTAGCACCTTCGTTGGGCGCTTGATTCCTGCAGTGAGGCAATACATTTCTCTTCCTGCTGGACTTTCTAGGATGAATGTATCCAAATTCTGTATTTTTACAAGTTTGGGGGCAGGAATATGGGTGGGGATTTTGATGTGGATTGGGTATTCTCTTGGTGGATTTTTTCAAAACCTAGATTCAAAGCATTTGTTTGAAAGTCAAGCAAGCGATTGGATTGCCTCTCAGATCAATCAATGGATCATTTATGCTTTAATTTTTTTGGTGTTTTTAGTTTTGGCTTATCTCATCTATCACAAGAAAAGTTCTAAAAAGGAGGGCTAGAATCTCCAGCTAACTCCTATATTGCCACTGATTCCAAAATATCCCCATTGGCTTGCACTTAAAGATGCCAAAAGAGAATAATCAATGCTCCAAACCTCATTGAATCGATAGTTGCCGTTATAGCTTAGCTCAATCCATGATTGTTGAAGATCAGTTTGTGTGAGAGGAGAGGGGAGAGGAATAATGCCAAAATAAATAGGTCTATCTTGGGGATAGATGAAGTTGTGTTTAAATAAAACAGAGATGATGTTTTGTGTAGATTGTGTGAGAATGTTGTATTCGATTCCAAGATTGAGGGTGGGAATCACGGAATTGAGTTCTCCATAAGAAATCCACTCAAATGCTCCTTGAGGAATATGATAGTAGCTGATTTCTATCCCTCCTACAGGCTTAAGGAAGTGTTTTAATTTGTTTTGATTGAAAGCAAAGGCGTATTTATAGAGTGCCTGTAATTGCAGAGCATAAGTATTTTGAGAATGTTTAATAGGAGAAGATGAAAGATAAGAATCCTGCAAGATCAATTCTTCTTGCAAAACTCCTCCATATAAATAGGCTAGGATCTCGTGTCCTTGATAATGGTATTGAATCCCAGATCCGATAAAAGTCGCATTTCCGCTTTCTTGAAGTTTGTTTTGCTTAAATTCTGTATAGGCATAATGCAAAGATGCTCCAAAACTCAAGAACTCTTGAGTTGTTGCAATAGGAAGATAGTCATATCCTCCACTGACTCCAGCATTGAAATATTGTCCTCCTAGAAAGAAATAGCTTCCTTGAGGGGTGATCCAAAGATTATGTTTTTGAGATGAGGTTAAAGAGGATGTTTGATGGAAAAGATTGATTTCAAGCTGCTTATTTGTTGAAGCAAAGTCGCTTTTAGCCATAGAAGGAAGATCTATAAGATTGAGGGCTAAGCGCGGTTTTGCTTTTTGGGTTTGTGAAGAGGTGAGATTACTCCCCGCTTTTGCATTGAGAGCCAAAAGGCTATTGCGATAGAGGTTGAATGAGGTGATATTATTGAGTAATCTTGAGGTGATGACTATCCCCTCTCTTGCGATATTTTCTGCGCTTTGAGTGTGAGAAGAAGAAAAATCTGTAAGCTCATGATTGCCTTGCAAGGATTCAAAAATCATACGATCAAGATCGACTTCATAATATTTTTGATCATTTGTTAGGTTGTTTGCCATGATGGCCTCAAGCATTGGACGATTATCCCCAATTGCTTCTAAGACAGATTGGAGTTTTTGGTCGGCAAGATCTGAATCTTTTTCTTGAATGATTCCTAAAATATAGTTTTCAAACCAATCATATTGTGGAAGAGGGGAGCTTTGTGTCTTTTGGAAAATCAAGCCAATGCTATGATCTTGATTGAAAGTGTTTGGAGTGAGGAATTTTGGAAGAGCAAAATCATCGGAAGCAGAGCTAAAGATGACGATATCTTTGTGCTCTCTTTGATCTTGAATGACTTGATCTGATAGGATGAGTGAGTAGGGAGTGTTGTAGGTGAGATCTTTTAGTGAAGTTGTTGCAAAATCAAAGTAAAGCTTTGTTTGGGTAGAGAGATTGAGAATTCCACCTTTGAGCTTTAGGGCTGAGTGAAGGTTTGTAAAAAGAATTGAGCTTTGATTGTTTTGAGTCTCTTGCAATGGGGCAATTGTAAGATTTCCTCGCACAATAGAGCTTTGTTGATGAAGGGAGAGGTGCTCAATTGTGAAATTTGCATAAGAGTTTGATGTCTCAAGAGATGAAGTAGTGGGAAGTGTGTCAAAAATGACTTGATTCTCTCCATATAGGGAAATATATTTAACCTTAAATTCTGAGCTTGGATCAAGCTTAACTTGATAGCTCACGGGTGTAAGAATAAAGGGATTTTGAAGTCCTTTTTCTCCATCAAGAAGAAACAGGGCTTGTATCTCTTGTGCTTTTGAGCGATCAAAGCCTTGAAAAGATCCAAAGCGTATAGGATTGGTTGAGGTATTTTGGATAGAGATTGTTGTGTTATTTTCCCCAATTATATTTCCCTCAAAATAAAAAGATTGATCTTTTTGATTGATTCCTTTGGAAAGCTTTTGTTTGAACGAGTATCGCGTATATTGTCCAGCCATAGAATAGCTTGTGTTTTCTCCATCATAGGCATCGATATAAAGCTCCTCTCTTCCACCAAAGAAAACTTGTGTATCTTTGGCATAGAGGTTTGTGAGCAAAATTGCATCGCGACCTAAAATGAAGGTCGAATCATTTTTGTCTTTAAAAATATCAATTTGATTCAAAATAAAAAATCGCTTTTCCCAATCTTGTTGAGTAATGCGTGTAGGTGTAGAATAGATATCATCTCCTGTGATTGATGAGATTTGTTGTGCTGTTCCATAGGGAAGATAGGCGTGGATGACTGGGTGACCTTGCAAGACAAGTTTTCCATTGATGTGTTTGATCCCTCCATCCGGATTGAGGATATTTCCATCAAATGCCAAAAGATTCTCGCCATACCCTAAACAAAACTCTGGAGAACTCGTGCATTTGTCTTGGCTTTCTCCATCTTTGAAAATAAGAATATTGTTGCCAATATTTCCATGATAGAGAAACTCTCCAGATCCAGGGATGAGTATATCAAAGGCGTTGAGCATTTGTTTTTTAATAGTGATTTTTGCTTGCTTGCTTCCGGTGTTGATGAGATTGGCTCCATTATCTGAGGCATTGATTGTATTGAAAGTAAGATCATTTCCCTTGATATCTAGTGTTCCCCCGCGAAATGCAAAGAAAAATTTATCTGTATCCAAAGCCTCTCCTTTTCCCTCTGTGAGTTCTAAAGTAGGTCTTCCACTCACAAGAATAATATGTTCAAATGTTGGTTTGGAAGTATCGTTTGGATTTAAAATCACCTTTCCTTCTCCCAAATTGAGCCATCCTCCATTGAATACCTCTACGCTTAATGTCCCCTCTCCAATTTTGTGCAAAGAATCAGGTGCGGAGAGATAACTTCCTCCAGGACGATTGTTGTTTGGGTCTTTGATCCCTGCTACTCCTTTGATGCGCCAATGGACAATTGTGTTTTTGTCGATATGAAGACCCCCTCCCTTCCAAGAATAAGGAGAGCTGTTTCCATCAAGAGGAGAGGTGATGATATAGCTTTGATGAGAATCAAAATAGATTCCACCATGTCCTTGATCGATATTAGAGGTTAAGGTAATTCTTCCACCACCTTTTAGGACGATATCTTTGTTTTTGGAAGCATTATTTGTAGCTGAAAGTTTGGAGGGGGCTAGAATGTTTTGATCTTCCCATAGTACAGAGGATCCATTGAGTGCAATAGTCGGATTTGTATTGCGATCAATGAGTTCATCTAGAAAACTTTGGCGATATACTGCATAATAAGATTCTGTAGAGAGATTAGCGCGACTTGCAGAGCCCACAATATACCACTTTTGATTTTGATTGTCATAAACCCATAGTGGAGATCCGCTATCTCCTTTGGTTACAGGATTTGGGAGAACAGAGGCTTTGCTTGTCATAATTTTAATGAAATTATCTTGATTGATGATTTTGTCGTAGTGTTGCATTCCTCCTGTTCTAATCCCTGAATTTTGAATCTTTTCCAAGGTTCCATCAGGTTTGCGATACATAGCAGTTCCTGCGCCACTGCGGAAATAATGTGTGAATCGATCACGATCTGCAAGAAGATCATTTTCTCTAGAAATCTCTAAATAATCAGCCTTAACTGCAGCTGTGATGAATTTGCTATAGCGTACATATGAGAGGTCTCCTTGGGTTAGTTCTTTTTCGTTGAAGTCTACCTCTGTATATTTTTCACCAAAGAAGAAGGCATTTTCAAGGCGAGTATGAGTAGCAGTATAAACATAAGATCCTCCCATAAAGGTCATAATGCCTGATTGGCTATCGACTTTCCCAACTAAGTCGGGCATAGGAACAGGGATAAGATGAGCTGTTTTGTTTTTTTCTATGATGGATAAATTTGTAGCTTGGGGAGTAAATTTTCCTCTATTTTGACCAAAGTCTAAATAGTCTTGATAGCTAAAATTATAATCAGCAATATTGGCAAGTGCGCATGATGCAAAAATACTGATGAGAGAAGATATTTTTTTCATCGAAATACTCCTTGAGTTTTTAATGTTGTTTTGGCTTCTAAAAGATTGTGAGTGTCGTATGTTTTTGTGATGAGATAGTAGCATTTTTGGTCTAGAGGGCGCAAGTTGATAAAGCGTGTTTTGGAGTTATATATTTATTTATATAGTGGTGTGTGGTGTATCCAAAAATGTTCTAGTGGGATTTGGAATATAATTTTGATGACTTGCTTGATTGGCACAATCAATTAAGTTTTCAATCTTACTTAGGAAGGAAAAATATGCAAGAGAGATTAGATCGTCGTGATTTTTTAAAAAGCTCAGCTGTAATGAGTGCGGCTTTGAGTGTTGGGGTGGGAATCCCTCAAAGTCTTGAAGCAAAGGCAAAACAAGGAGAAAATGATTGGAGATGGGATAAGGCAACATGTCGATTCTGTGGAACAGGATGCGGAATCATGGTTGCTACAAAGAATAACAAAATTGTTGCAGTTAAGGGTGATCCAGAAGCGCCTGTCAATAAGGGAATTAACTGCATCAAGGGATATTTCTGTGCCAAGATTATGTATGCTCAGGATCGCTTAGTTCAACCCCTTTTGCGTGTCAATAATAAAGGAGAGTTTGATAAGAAGGGTAAATTTGCTCCTGTAAGCTGGAAAAAAGCTTTTGATGTGATGGAAGAACAATTTAAAAAAGTTTATAACCAATATGGCCCTACAGCAACAATGGTCTTTGGATCAGGTCAATATACGATTCCTGAGGGATATGCTGCTGTAAAGCTTTTTAAGGGAGGCTTGAGAAGCAACAATATTGATCCTAATGCAAGACATTGTATGGCAAGTGCTGTTGTGGGCTTTATGCAAACTTTTGGAATCGATGAGCCTGCGGGATGCTATAACGATATTGAGCTTACAGATACGATCGTTACTTGGGGAGCAAATATGGCAGAAATGCATCCAATCCTCTGGAGCAGGGTTACAGATCATAAGCTAACCAATAAAGAAAAAGTTAAGATTGTCAATCTCACAACTTATCGAAATAGAACTTCAGACATTGCTGATATTGAGATTATTTTTAGACCTCAAACAGATCTAGCGATTTGGAATTATATTGCTAGAGAGATTGTATATAACAATCCAAGTGCGATTGATTGGGATTTTGTGAAAAAGCATTGTGTTTTCACAACAGGATTTGTCAATATCGGCTATGGTTTAAGAAATGATCCTAATTCTCCATATGTTTCAAAGAGTGAAAAGGATATTGTCGCCAAAGAGGTATCTAAAAAGCTAAGCGATCAAGAAGGGATCACTCTTCAATATCTTGGCTTAAAAGCAGGTGATGATCTTAAAATGGATAATGCGGGTAAAGCTGGAGCAAACTGGGAAATCAGCTTTGAAGAATTCAAAAAGGGACTAGAGCCTTATACACTTGATTTTGTGGCAAAGCTTGCTAAGGGTGATGAGGAAGAAGATTTAGAAGAATTTAAGAAAAAACTTCAAAGTCTTGCAAATTATTACATTGAAAAAAATCGCAAGGTTGTTAGTTTCTGGACTATGGGAATGAATCAGCACCAAAGAGGAAGCTGGGTCAATGAGCAAAGCTATATGGTGCATATGCTTTTGGGAAAACAAAGTCAGCCAGGAAGTGGGGCTTTCTCTTTGACTGGTCAGCCTAGTGCATGTGGAACTGCAAGAGAGGTGGGTGTTTTCTGTCATAGATTGCCTGCAGATATGGTGGTAGATAATCCAAAACATCGAGAAGTGACAGAAAAGATTTGGAAACTTCCTAGTGGGACATTGAATGGAAAAGTTGGTGCGCATTATTTAAATGCAATGCGTCAAATCGAAGAAGGAAAAATCAAATGGATTTGGGTTGCGGTCAATAACCCATGGCAAAACACAGCCAATCTCAATCACTGGCTCAAAGCTGCGCGCGAAATGGATAACTTCATCGTGACAAGTGATTGCTATCCTGGAATCAGTGCAAAAGTGGCAGATTTGATTTTGCCAAGCGCGATGATGTATGAAAAATGGGGAGCTTATGGAAATGCTGAGAGAAGAAGTCAGCATTGGAGACAACAAGTTGTAGCTCCTGGGGAAGCGATGCCTGATATTTGGCAAATGATGGAGTTTGCAAAACGCTTCACGATTAAGGAAACTTGGGGCAAAGATTTCCCAGATCTTGAGATGAAATCCACACTTGAAGAAGCCAAGAAAATGGGCTACAAAGAAAGCGATACGCTCTATGATGTGTTGTTTGCCAATAAAGAAGCCAAAACCTTTGCTTATGGCAAAGACAAGGTTACAAAAGGCTTTGACAATACAGAAGTATTGGGAGATTTTAGAAAGGTTAAGGGGGGAGATGGCAAGGAATATAAGGGATGTGGCTTCTTTATCCAAAAGTATCTTTGGGAGGATTATCGTAAGTTTGGAACAGGACATGGACATGATCTAGCTCCTTTTGATGTTTATCATTATGTAAGAGGTTTGAGATGGCCTGTTGTTGAAGACAAAAAAGAAAAACTTGGTTGGAAAGAAACATTGTGGAGATTCAATGCCGAATATGATCCTTATGCAAAAAAATATGCAAAAGCAGGGGAAAAATATGCATTTTATGGGCATAAGGGAGCTTCTATTCCCAAAGGAGATTTAAAAGCTCCAAGTGCTGAAAAAGTAAGTATTGATAATCGAGCAAAGATTTTCTTACGTCCTTATATGGATCCTTGCGAAATGCCCAATGATGAATATCCAATGTGGCTTTGCACAGGTCGTGTTTTGGAGCATTGGCATAGTGGAACAATGACGATGCGTGTGCCAGAACTCTACAAAGCTGTGCCTGAAGCGATGTGCTATATGAATCCAAAAGATGCGCAAGCCAAGGGACTAAATCAGGGTGATACGATTTGGATTGAAAGCCGAAGAGGGAAGGTAAAAGCAAGAATTGATGTTCGTGGAAGAAATAAGCCTCCAAAAGGTTTGATTTATGTTCCATGGTTTGATGAAAATGTATTGATCAATAAAGTTTGCCTTGATTCAACTTGTCCTCTTTCAAAGCAAACAGACTATAAGAAATGTGCTGTAAAAATTTATAAGGCTTAAAGATGCAAAAAGGCTTTGATCCTGCTCGAAGACAGACGATTCTCAAGTGGATTGGGAGTGCTGGACTTTTAGGTGCAGGAGCTATGGTTTGGAGCACACACTTGCAGGGCAAGAAAAACGATCTTGCTTTGCGACCACCAGGTGCGGATGAAAGCTTTTTGTCATCTTGCATACGCTGTGGTTTGTGTGTGGAATCTTGTCCCTATCTCACCCTTAAGCTCGCTCCTTTTGGAAGTGGGATTGAGGCAGGGACGCCTTATTTTGAGCCTCGCAAGATCCCCTGTTATATGTGCAAAGACATTCCTTGTGCTGTTGCTTGTCCAACTCATGCTTTGGATGTGAGAAGATTGCTTGATAGTCAGGGAAATCCTGATATCAATCGATCTAGGATGGGGGTAGCTGTGGTGGATACGACGCATTGTATTGCCTATGGTGGGATACAGTGTGATGCGTGTTATAGAGCGTGTCCTTTGATTGATGAGGCGATTGTGTTGGAATACCGACACAATACTTTCACAAATGAGCACGCACAAATGTTGCCTATCGTCAATGCAGAGATTTGCACAGGATGTGGAATGTGTGAAAAGGCGTGTGTTACACAAGAGCCCACAATCAGAGTCCTTCCAAGAGAGAAAGTCTTAGGAAAGGTGGGAGAGCACTATATCCGAAGCTGGAAAGAGGGAGATGAGAAGAGGATGAATGAGCGTATCAATTCATCTACTCCCAGAAAAGATGCTCTTGAATATCTCAATGATGGAGGGTTCTAAGATGAGAGCTTTGTGGAAGAATAAATTTTTGATTCTTAGACGCTTAGTGCAGGTTGGAATCTTGGGGCTTTTTATCCTTGGAAATTATGCAGTTTTGGAATTGCGAAATCATCAAGAAGAAAAAAAGCAATGGGTGCAAAATATATATAATCAAGAGGTGAAGGGAAGCATATTGAGCAAGGAGAATCTTAGCTCTGTGTTGAGTGGAGATTTGAGTTTTTCAAAAGTGTTTGGTGTGATTCCTTTGAGCGATCCTTTTGCGACTTTGCAACTTTTTGTCGCTGGAGGGGTTGTTGCTGTTGATTTATGGCTTGGATTCTTGATTGTTGTGGGATTTTATGGAATCTTTGCGGGAAGAGCATATTGTGCATATGTGTGTCCAATCAATTTGGTGAGTGATTTTGCATCATTATTGCGTCGCAAGCTTGGGCTTAATGCCCTTAAGGGTGTCAATATACCAAGAGGGTTGAAATATGGTGTGCTTGTGTTGGCGTTGATACTTTCAGCAATCTTTGCAATTCCTGCTTTTGAGAGCATCAATCCTGTTTCTGCACTTC comes from Helicobacter kayseriensis and encodes:
- the nusB gene encoding transcription antitermination factor NusB, yielding MATRTQAREAVISLLYAYDSGNQEIHKSAVEILLEKKIKNKQQEFALSLFEGTISHLPQIDSKISKHLKEWDFERIGGMERAILRLGVYEICFTPTDAPIIINEAIELAKIYGSDHAPKFINGVLDSIKKENNAVVSCS
- the ribH gene encoding 6,7-dimethyl-8-ribityllumazine synthase translates to MQIIEGQLKLNGNKKVAILSSRFNHIITDRLIEGAKDCFLRHGGEEKNLSLILAPGAYEIPFVLQRLLQSNAYSGVCCLGAIIRGGTPHFDYVSAEATKGIANITLQYNQPVSFGVLTTDNIEQAIERAGSKAGNKGFEAMSSLIELINLYQKV
- the pyrF gene encoding orotidine-5'-phosphate decarboxylase, which gives rise to MQLCLALDLASKAENLSLLQKLKDCPIWVKVGLRSFIRDEKKFLEEIKAINPNFKIFLDLKLYDIPNTMKTATQECKNLGVDMITIHASSGIEAMSEVMSVAKDSLLVFAVTALTSFDDEGFIPIYNAPIKSHAKTLALLAQKGNCHGVVCSPHESLEIKNSTSLLTLTPGIRFAENEYGDQKRIATPKVAKEAKADFIVVGRPIYTHHDPLQATLRFLEEIQ
- a CDS encoding DedA family protein, with the protein product MKEIVDFIVQTIGEWGYFGIFVMMFLESSFFPFPSEVVMIPAGYLVYQQEMSAVWAFVCGVGGSLAGALLNYWIAFKMGRAFIIRYGKYVFFTPKSMEKMESYFQKHGHISTFVGRLIPAVRQYISLPAGLSRMNVSKFCIFTSLGAGIWVGILMWIGYSLGGFFQNLDSKHLFESQASDWIASQINQWIIYALIFLVFLVLAYLIYHKKSSKKEG
- a CDS encoding carbonic anhydrase, translating into MNKLLQGAIKFKEEDYNEHKELYESLKRAQNPDTLFIGCADSRVVPSRITGTLPGELFVVRNVGNIIPPYTAKNDAYLATTSAIEYAVVILGVENIVVCGHSNCGACQALYDENLGANTEHLQKWIELLHPVKEQVALLSPKSIAKRTWLTEQINIEVQINNLLTYPFIQEKLDQGELKIFGWYYIIETGEIMNYDLQTKQFRVIKKDEKEQK
- the kdsA gene encoding 3-deoxy-8-phosphooctulonate synthase — encoded protein: MILMSGPCVIESYENLSKIAQMLKPLANHPKIDFYFKSSFDKANRTSLDSYRGPGLEEGIEILKSIKKEFGYKIITDIHESTQTSKIAEVADVIQIPAFLCRQTDLIVSVAKTDKIINIKKGQFMNPIDMQYSVLKAIKTRGGEKASYEESQKYKVWLTERGSSFGYGNLVVDMRGLKIMREFAPVIFDATHSVQMPGAGGGKSGGDSSFVPLLSRSAAAAGVDGFFMETHFDPSIALSDGPNMIETQKLEALINQLLAISEISQ
- a CDS encoding S6 family peptidase — translated: MKKISSLISIFASCALANIADYNFSYQDYLDFGQNRGKFTPQATNLSIIEKNKTAHLIPVPMPDLVGKVDSQSGIMTFMGGSYVYTATHTRLENAFFFGEKYTEVDFNEKELTQGDLSYVRYSKFITAAVKADYLEISRENDLLADRDRFTHYFRSGAGTAMYRKPDGTLEKIQNSGIRTGGMQHYDKIINQDNFIKIMTSKASVLPNPVTKGDSGSPLWVYDNQNQKWYIVGSASRANLSTESYYAVYRQSFLDELIDRNTNPTIALNGSSVLWEDQNILAPSKLSATNNASKNKDIVLKGGGRITLTSNIDQGHGGIYFDSHQSYIITSPLDGNSSPYSWKGGGLHIDKNTIVHWRIKGVAGIKDPNNNRPGGSYLSAPDSLHKIGEGTLSVEVFNGGWLNLGEGKVILNPNDTSKPTFEHIILVSGRPTLELTEGKGEALDTDKFFFAFRGGTLDIKGNDLTFNTINASDNGANLINTGSKQAKITIKKQMLNAFDILIPGSGEFLYHGNIGNNILIFKDGESQDKCTSSPEFCLGYGENLLAFDGNILNPDGGIKHINGKLVLQGHPVIHAYLPYGTAQQISSITGDDIYSTPTRITQQDWEKRFFILNQIDIFKDKNDSTFILGRDAILLTNLYAKDTQVFFGGREELYIDAYDGENTSYSMAGQYTRYSFKQKLSKGINQKDQSFYFEGNIIGENNTTISIQNTSTNPIRFGSFQGFDRSKAQEIQALFLLDGEKGLQNPFILTPVSYQVKLDPSSEFKVKYISLYGENQVIFDTLPTTSSLETSNSYANFTIEHLSLHQQSSIVRGNLTIAPLQETQNNQSSILFTNLHSALKLKGGILNLSTQTKLYFDFATTSLKDLTYNTPYSLILSDQVIQDQREHKDIVIFSSASDDFALPKFLTPNTFNQDHSIGLIFQKTQSSPLPQYDWFENYILGIIQEKDSDLADQKLQSVLEAIGDNRPMLEAIMANNLTNDQKYYEVDLDRMIFESLQGNHELTDFSSSHTQSAENIAREGIVITSRLLNNITSFNLYRNSLLALNAKAGSNLTSSQTQKAKPRLALNLIDLPSMAKSDFASTNKQLEINLFHQTSSLTSSQKHNLWITPQGSYFFLGGQYFNAGVSGGYDYLPIATTQEFLSFGASLHYAYTEFKQNKLQESGNATFIGSGIQYHYQGHEILAYLYGGVLQEELILQDSYLSSSPIKHSQNTYALQLQALYKYAFAFNQNKLKHFLKPVGGIEISYYHIPQGAFEWISYGELNSVIPTLNLGIEYNILTQSTQNIISVLFKHNFIYPQDRPIYFGIIPLPSPLTQTDLQQSWIELSYNGNYRFNEVWSIDYSLLASLSASQWGYFGISGNIGVSWRF